Below is a window of Lagenorhynchus albirostris chromosome 11, mLagAlb1.1, whole genome shotgun sequence DNA.
CATGCCCAGCAGGGCCGCCCACTCCTTGAGAACGGGGCTGAGCCGACAGTGTACTCTGACGTTCTGTGTAGGACCCAGAGTGGTTCTCTTCTCAGCAAACGCTCCTCatccactcactcactcaccccAGAAAGCTTTTAGAAACTCCAGGACAATTTCTGTCTTGGGTCTGCCTCCTTTCCCACTTTGTGTGGCCGCACTGTCCCTGATTTGGACCCTTTCTGAGCTGCTTTCCTCTTCCCCAGCTTCTCCTCTAGTTTCACTTCCCTTCAGTCTAGGGTATACAGCTAGTAGGGTTGTCTCAAGGAATACCTGCTGGTGTGCAAAGGAAATCCGCCAAATCTTCACGTACACCTATTTCTCATGTAATTTACTTGTCTTCGTAAAATGAATATTAAGTTCGACGTTTTCTAAGTTAAAATTCTCTTATTGCTCCCTGAAAGACGTACCTTTTTTACTCCTTTTGATGATCCACCTGATGATGCTGGCTCTAACAGCCGCCTCCCCTCCGTGTCTCGgctctctctgcccctctgggCTGCTCCTTCCCCAGGTGGCCTGCATGCAGTTTATCAACATCGTGGTGCACTCGGTGGAGGACATGAACTTCCGGGTCCACCTGCAGTATGAGTTTACaaagctggggctggaggagttCCTGCAGGTGAGCTGGGCTGGAGTCCTCACGGGATGAGGCACTTCGGGGAAGAGGACCAGCTTAGCTGTATCACGAGGAGTTTTTCTTTTACAAGAGCCTAGTCATGGATGCTCCTGGCACCCTGCCTGTCTTCTGTGACCTGGGACTCTGGCCTTTGCGCAGAGGGCTCCTCAGTCGGTCAGCTCCGCAGGGCGAGAATCTGACACGGCTATAGTAGGAGCTCCCTGGGTCCTAGGCTCTAGGAAGGGGTCATGGAGGCTGATGAGGAGGCTCCCCCAACTACTACTCTCTCTGCTTTCCCCCAGAAGTCAAGGCACACAGAGAGCGAGAAGCTGCAGGTGCAGATCCAGGCATACCTGGACAACGTGTTTGATGTGGGGGGTTTGCTGGAGGATGCCGAGACCAAGAATGTGGCCCTGGAGAAGGTGGAAGAGCTGGAGGAGCATGTGTCCCATGTAGGTGGTCCTCCTTTGCTGCCAGAGCCactgttgggggtggggagagagtggGGACATCTGAGTCCCAGGAATCCTGAGCTGACCTGCTTACCTCCCGATTGAGCCTCAGGGAAGCCTCAGAATCCACTGGGGCTCTCTAGCGCACGCTCTGGCTGAGACACTAGTTCATCCGCGGTGGAACACACATTGACCTCAGGACTGGGTGTGAGGTGGCCTCAGGCTCGAGAGAGGCAGATGTGGCCATTTGTCTTGCACTATTTCATGTGGTCTCAGACCCTGGGCTCACAGGAGTGACCTAGGGAAGCCACTGGGCCAAGCTGCCTTTGGGGCCCTGGGTGGAGGGGTCGGGCCTGGGTCCTGACTGGGGTTCAGACTGTGCTGAGTGCCAAGACTTTAGGGCCATCCCCAAACCTGCCCTTTTCATCCTGCAGCTCACAGAGAAGCTTCTGGACCTAGAGAATGAGAACATGATGCGTGTGGCAGAGCTAGAGAAGCAGCTGCTGCAGCGGGAGAAGGAACTCGAGAGCATCAAGGTACCAGGTTACGTGGGGAAGGGAGCCCCTGACTGGTACTGGGTGCTGGGGCCTGGGGAGCTTGCTTTTCGTTCCATGTCAGTCATGTCAAGTCCTCGAGCATCCAGATATTAATTCACTCCTGAGGCACTTGAATGTGGGTGGGCTGATGATTTCACCCCATGTTTTAGCTGGAGAGGGAAGCTGGAGCCAGAGTgggccagacacacacacaggagggTGGGAGCAGGTGGGGCACCTCTGGAGCCCCTGTCTCCTCCTGCCAGCCCACCCCCATTGCTTCTCCCTCACCTGCACCTCCACGTGCTTCCCCAGCCCAGCACAATGAACAGGCTCAGAACAGCCCAGGTACTTGGGGCTGTTTATCAGGATATCTACCAGGTATTCCAGATTGGAGAGCAGGGCCTCCTCACATCTCGGTGTCTTCTCTGTCCCTCACCTAACTTTTTGTTAGTTATAAAATCATGCCCCAACCCATCTCTTCTTCCACAGGAATACAATTACGCTGGCTCTGTTGAGCTCAGTACATACCTGCCAAGCCCCTGCTAAGAGTCTGAAGCGCTGAGTCGGGAGTATGGAGGATACAGAGGTGGCTAAGGCAGGGTCTTGTCTGTAGGGGGCTTCCAATTGAGCGACTGTACAAACCAAATGGAATGAGAGCaggactgaggcacagagggctgAGACTGCCATAGCAGGCTGCTGGTGGGTTAAGGAGAGTTTCACAAGGGCAGCCTTCTACCTGGGCCTTGAGGGACCAGTGAGACTGGGCTGGAGCAGTGAGGAAGGACACTGCAGGGCGCCAGCCAAGCAGGCTTGCTCTTCCGCCCCCCTCTTTTGTTCTGCTGCATTCCAGTTTTCCGTGGGTTTCTGCCGCTCTCTGCCTCTGAGTACCCTCCTGGAGACCCTTGGGTAGGAAGTCTCACTCCCAGGAGCATCGCCTGCTGCGCTTTCAGGTGCTCTTTTCTTAATGGTGCTGTCTGCCCAATAGGAGACTTACGAGAACACGAGCCACCAGGTACACACCCTGCGGCGGCTCATTAAAGAGAAGGAGGAGGCCTTCCAGCGCCGATGCCACTTGGAGCCCACCGCCCGGGACCTAGAGTCAGTGGGCAGCGAGGCCCTGGCCCGGGTAGGCCCTGAGGAACTGAATGAGGGCATGCCCCCCTCCGACCTGGACCTCCTGGTTCCGGCCCCGCCCCCCGAGGAGGCCCTACCTCTGCCTCCGCCGCCGGCTCCTCCCttgccccctccacctcccccgtTACCAGGTAAGCAGGACCCTTACCTGGTAAAAGGCAAGAGGTGCAGCCTTATTGTGGGGCCAGACCAAAGGCCCAGTCAGCAGCATCTCCACAGGGAGAAACTGGGGATGTGGCTGGAAGGATGTAAAGTCAGGTGGGAGAGGCTGAGGGAGGGTTAGAATCTGAGGGAGGCTCAGATTACTAGGGAAGGGATGTCTATGAGCAGACGTGGATCTGTTTTAAGGAGCGTAAAGATGCTGCTCCCGATTCCTCTGAAGACCTCCAAGGAGAGGGCTTAGACCAAAGCAGGGGAGAGTGGGTCAGAGACCGCACGACCTGACCCGTCAGTTAGGACCCCTGGGAGCCACTTGGGCAGGGAGTTCATGCAGCCTCCTTCCCTGGTAGTCTTTAAGGACAGGTAGGGCGGACAGAGGGGAGTCTCTTGGCCCCTGGGTCACTgtgctatttcttcttttcccagacaagtgtcccccagccccacctctccccGGCGCTGCTCCCTCTGTGGTGTTGACAGTAGGCCTGTCAGGTGAGTGTCCCGAGGGCTCTGGGCAGGGCTAGTGGGACCGAGGGAGTGTGTCCTTGGCTCCTGCCTCACTGATCCTCCTTCCAAATTAGCCATTCGCATTAAGAAACCCATCAAGACCAAGTTCCGGCTGCCTGTCTTCAACTGGACAGCACTGAAACCCAACCAGATCAGCGGCACTGTCTTTAGCGAACTTGATGATGAGAAGATCTTGGAGGTAGCAGGGCCTGGGGCCCTCAGGGCTGGGGTTGGGAGCTGGGGCCCAGGTTGCCCTTTAAGGTAGATCTCTTGGCTTTGGAAGAGCCCTCAGACTCAGCCCTCCATGTACCAGAGCTGAGCTGATGCTGGTGTGCTGCCAGCGGGTCCTCTTGTAGGATGAGGCCACAGCATTTTCCCTTCTCATCAACTCCTGCCAGGACCTGGATCTGGACAAGTTTGAAGAACTGTTCaagacaaaagcccagggcccTGCCCTTGACCTCATCTGCTCCAAGAACAAGACAGCACAAAAGGCTGCCAGCAAGGTGACCCTGCTGGAAGCCAATCGTGCCAAGAACCTGGCCATCACCCTCCGCAAGGCTGGCCGCTCAGCTGAGGAGATCTGCAGGGCCATCCACACGTGAGGCTCCCACTGACCTTGCCCTGGTCCCCAGCTAGTTGGTAACCCACCTAGGATCTCCACCTAGGATCCTAGCCTTCCCTGGATTCCAGGGCATTGACAGAACTCCCTCAGTCATCCAGTGGCTTGGCCAGAATTTACTGCATctgtgctgtgtgccaggcactgtgtgaggtGCTGGGGAGTCAGCCCGGACCTTCATTCAAGGAGCTCctagcctagggcttccctggtggcacagtggttgagagtccgcctgccgatgcaggggacacgggttcgtgccctggtccgggaagatcccacatgccgcggagcagctgggcccgtgagccatggccgctgagcctgcgcgtccagagcctgtgctccgcaacgggagaggccacaacagtgagaggcccgcgtaccgcaaaaaaaaaaaaaaagaaaaaaaaaggagctccCAGTCTAATGGGAACAGTCCAGTAACACTGGGTGACAACACCAAGGTAGTGGAGGTACAGGCAGCTTTGGGAGAACAGGGAGGGCTAGGTAGCTGAGCTtggtgatcagggaaggcttcctggaggaggtgatgtctCACTTGCAACCTGAAGGATGTATATGAACTCCAGGTCAGGGCCTGGAGGGAGAGGCATGGTGCCCTGAGTACTGAAAATTGACTCTGGCTTTAGTGTAAGGAGGGGAGTAGGAGAGACAGAGTAGAGAGGCGAGCAGAAGTCTTGCAGGCTGGGCCTCGTAAGCCACGTCCGGGTGTTAAGACTTCTCCCTAGTTGCAGAGGGAAGACGTTGAAGGGTTCTTAAACAGGGCATGGAATGTGACCCTAGGATTACTACTGGTGCTGAGTAACACCAGCCCTGGAGTTACTGGAGGTGAGACAGTGAGTCCTCTGCCTCTGGCTGTGTGGTGCTCAAGACCCCACCCTCCGTCCTTGTAGGAGCTGGAAAATGAAGGGATGACAGATAATGTGGGCAAAGGCAAGACCTGAGGTGGTTCCTCCCTCCTACACAGGTTTGACCTCCAGACACTACCCGTGGACTTCGTGGAGTGCCTGATGCGCTTCCTGCCCACAGAGGCTGAGGTGAAGCTGCTGCGGCAATACGAGCGGGAGCGGCAGCCCCTGGAGGAGCTGGCGGCCGAGGACCGCTTCATGCTGCTCTTCAGCAAGGTGGAGCGGCTGACCCAGCGAATGGCTGGCATGGCCTTCCTGGGCAACTTCCAGGACAACCTGCAGATGCTCACGCCGGTACGGCCCCCACCTGTATCATGGTTGTCTGCGGCCGCCCCTCTGCCCTTTACCTGCTAGTCCCctcccctgccagcccctccctgACTTTGCCGCATCCCAGCATGGGGTCACTCAGCTATTCATCTTGCCTTCCAGCAACTCAACGCCATCATTGCAGCCTCTGCCTCCGTCAAGTCCTCACAGAAGCTGAAGCAGAtgttggaggtggggagaggttgGGGATGGAGGTGCCGGGGCTTCCCGGGTCCTGGGTGGGGGCCTGGCGCTatagagagaggaggaaggagcccTCGGGTCTTGCCCTGAGTTCTTCCCGTGCCTCCTTTGGACAGATCATACTTGCCCTGGGGAACTACATGAACAGCAGCAAGCGGGGAGCTGTGTATGGCTTCAAGCTCCAGAGCCTGGATCTGGTGAGATGGTGGGGACAGCAAGCGGCCAGGAAGCTGGATGGGGCAGCGGCTGGGGCGCCAGGGTGTTCAGCCCTCTTGCACTGACCGCTGTCCCCCTCTACCAGCTGCTGGACACCAAGTCCACTGACAGGAAGATGACACTGCTGCATTTCATCGCCCTGACAGTAAAGGAGAAATACCCAGACCTGGCTAACTTCTGGCATGAGCTGCACTTTGTGGAGAAAGCTGCGGCAGGTGAGGGGAGCCTGGCCCAGGGAGCCTGCCTCGCGTCCAGCTCAGGACAATCCCTGGAAGCTATGAGGAGGGGGAGCACTTGGGtgcctttctttcttgcttttgttttcttttttctgaccaCTTCAAAGTTTTCCGCTGGGGCCATGGGCAGGGGCCACCCCAGAGGGAGCCTTCCTACAGGCACCAGGCCCCACCCAGCCCTTTCCACTTGGGTGCTGTGGGAGCTGGAAGGAAAGGGCAGCGGTGGCTCTTCACTGCCAACTCCCCCAAGCTGGCCCCAGAGCCTGTGTCTCTGTGATGTATGGGAAGTGCTTAGAAAACCCATAAAGCCCCCCACAGACATAGGGTGGCTGTTATTTTTGCCCCCCTCGTGAAACTGGGGCAGGCCTGGGGCAGCTCTGTTTTGGAGCCCAGCAGTCTGCGGCTCACCTTCCCTTGCTACCTTCGGGGTCATGAGCCCACggcctcttttccttttccttgcccCTGTGAGAGCTTGGCTAGCTTGGTTTGCCCCTCTCCGTCCACGCTGGTAGCTCTGGAAGGGGGGCGTGAGGAACCGAGTGAGCCCATGCTGAGCGGGAGGGCTGGAGCTGGCTGTAGTCCTCAGCCCGGGCTCTGGTGACAACAGTGTCCCTGGAGAACGTGCTGCTAGACGTGAAGGAGCTGGGCCGGGGCATGGAGCTGATTCGGCGGGAGTGCAGCATACATGACAACAGCGTCCTGCGCAGCTTCCTTAGCACCAACGAAGGCAAACTGGACAAGCTCCAGCGCGATGCCAAGACAGCTGAGGTGAGCAcagggtggaggtgggtgggagaggctggggccAAGGTGCCGTGAGCCTCTGGCAGGCTTAGTTCTGGTTCTTGGGTCAGAGAACTTTTGTCAAGCAGCTGGCTGGCTGATCGTGGGGAGAGGGGGCGCTGGGGATGGCAGGCAGCTGCCTCTGGAGACGCACTCTAGGGGGCTTGGCGAGCCCCTAGTTCTTTGCCCTCACACAGGGGCTGTGGGGGGCTGCGGCTTCCTGTGGGCCTCCTGCCCCTGCTGGGAGCCGGGCTTCTCCTTCCCCGCCAGGCTGACCCCttctgcccaccccctccccaggaggCCTACAATGCTGTTGTGCGCTACTTTGGTGAGAGTCCCAAGACCACGCCTCCTTCTGTATTCTTCCCAGTATTTGTCCGATTCATTCGTTCTTACAAGGTGAGCAGAAGAGAGACTTTTAAAGAGGAGTTTGGCTGAGAGAAAACTGGTAGGGGGAGAGAGGGCTGGGCTTCAGGCTTGGGCCTTTTCCGTCTCCTCCTCTGAGTCCTGCGAGGGAGCGATGGAAGCTGGCCACAGGCCTCTTAGCTGTGAActggtgggcagggtgggggccCAGGCCCTTCCTGTCATTGTTTGGGGCAGGAAGTGCCCCTCCAGAGAGTGGCCACCTGGGGTTGCTGGTCCCACTGACACCCACTCTCCACCCTCAGTGTCAGCCCCTCCCCTCACAGCTCACAGCCCCTgtgactgacacacacacacacacacacacacacacaccatctttcATGGTTCTTAGGAAGCAGAACAAGAGAATGAAGCCCGTAAGAAGCAGGAGGAGGTAATGCGGGAGAAGCAGCTGGCTCAGGAAGCCAAGAAACTGGATGCCAAGGTGGGTGGGACCAAGAACTGGGGCCTGGAAAACACGGCAAAGGATTAGGAGGGGGTGGAGCAGAGAGCTGGAGAGGAGATGGAGAACTGGAGCCCACAGACCACCCAGAGGGCCTGATGATGGAGTCCAGAGGGATGGAGAGGGGGGCTATGGGAGGGGATTCCTAGGCAATGATGGGGGCTGGGCTGGCGGGTGAGCACAATCAAGGGCATCCTCAGACTGCATCTCGGGGCAGGAACCAGCCCCGTGGTACGTTAGCGGTGACTCCCTTTCTCTTCAAATGCTCGGCTCTAGACCCCATCCCAGCGGAACAAGTGGCAACAGCAGGAGCTAATTGCAGAGTTGAGGCGGCGCCAGGCCAAGGAGCACCGGCCTGTTTACGAGGGGAAGGATGGTACCATTGAGGACATCATCACAGGTGGGGCCCTTTTCCATCCCTGGTTCCTGGCCACTGGGCCCAGCTCCCAAACCCCAACCATAGCCCTTTGGGCCCTCCTCCTCCTACCCAACCCCCATGGGGCCTGACCACTGTGTCTCTCTCCTGGGCCACAGTGCTGAAGAGTGTCCCTTTCACGGCCCGTACTGCCAAGCGGGGCTCACGCTTCTTCTGCGATGCAGCCCATCATGATGAGTCAAACTGTTAACCCCCAAGGCTGGGGCCCTTGACAGGTACTGGGCACCACAGTTGCCCTCTCTGCATGCCCACCTCCCAGGACTCCTGCTGGGTCCCACAGGCGCCTCCTCTCCTGCATGACTTGGAACCATCCTCTGGCAGCCCCGTGGTGATGGGGACACATACTCCTTCCCTTGCATGCCCCATGCTCTGAGAAGCATGGCTTATCCCCTGCATGTGCCCTCAGGGAAGTGGTTATCTCTCCCACTAATGCTGTCTGGCTTCTACTAAGACCTAAGGGGTAGGGAGTTGCCAAAACAGGCAGGACCAGGCACGCCACCGCCGCTGATCACAGAGGCTGAGAGTCTCTGGTCCTGGGCCCAGGTATCATTTGTCCTTGTCTCCTGTAAGAGCTCTGGCAGTGGCTTCTGCCCAGGGGCATCAGATGACCCTTGACCTCTGTTTCCTGATATCCAATCTGCCTGGGGTCTCTTCCCAGCTTCTAGATCTTGCTGAGTCCACCTTGTTTCTGTCACTCCCCAGTGGCCTCTAGTACCCCCACCTGTTCTTCTGAATGTGCAGAGCCCGCCCCAGAAATCTCCCTGACCATCCCCTCCAGTCTGTCTTTCATCTTCTCCCTCATCGACCTCACGGCTGGCTCTTGGCTGGCCCTGCCTGTGCGGCTGGGCCCTCAGAAGGTGGGCCtggcccagcctccctgcctgtTCACAGGCCTCTGTTTCCCCTACAGGCCTCTACCACCAGCCCCTTGTCGTTCGCCACCAAGCCAGGAGTGCCGCACCGCCTGCTGGCCCCCCTCGGGCTCCAGGCCCCCACTGAGACCTTCTTGGAGGCAGAAGCACTTCAACCCTGAGTCCTTCAAGTCCAACCAGTAGACCTGAAGCCCTGGAATTGGCCAAGGGCCCAGCAGAGGGCTATGCTGCTCTCAACCCAGTGTCCACCCTAGCTCTCAAAGCTGCATCTTGCCTGCCGCCACTGTGGGCACTAGGTCTTTCAGGGCCTGGCACTTCCCTGGTGCCTCCAGTACTGCACTTTGCTCCCAAGGTCTTCAACATCATTTCCTCAAGGGTCAGCTCAGGAGAGCTGGAGAAAACCATTTCCAGCTTTAGGCTATGAACGGGCACCTAGGCCCACCACCACTAGAGCCAGAGGGACGAGAggagaaaacaattttttccttcttttttcccccttacttTTTGCAACCCAATGGTCAGCTGCGATCTAGAAGTGTCCAAGCTTAGGGAGCCCTGGGGCGGGGCCCTGCCAGTCTCAGATCGTCTTTTACCAGGAGCAAGTCTCTCCTAAGCCTGGGCAGTGTGCCCTAGTGataaggggagaggagagatgcCATGCTCCCTGCCCTTGGCCCTTTGCGTTCTAGGCTGACTGTCCTTGCCGAGGTGGGCAGAGGACTAGTTTTCTCTGCCTAGAGAAAGGGTGTGCCAAGAACGTCCTCACCTTCCCCCAGCTAGGTTTTGTTGGCAGGGGCGGGGTCATGTTGGTCTTAGCTATTTTCTCCGTCCCCTGCCGGTTTCTTCTCGGCCCCTGGGAGGGAATACAGGGGCCCACTCCTTTTTGTACATGTACCACTTCCTTCTCTCTTGTACATAAACTCCAGACTTTCCTTCTCTCAACAAAGGCTTGAAATACCAGGCCTGACTCTGTCTCCTCTTTCTGAGTGTGGCGGCAGGGCTAAGCTGCCCCTTTAGGCTGACCTGAGCCACGGGGATAGAAAGGAGGCTGGGCAGAGCTGCCACGCTCGGGGGAGGTGAGTGCGGAAGCCTGGAGAAGGAGAACCTGGCTAGGTGGGCTCCAGCCACACAAAGGGAGGCAGGCCTGCCGTGAGGCACCAGTGCCCCCTGCTGGCCATGCGGGCACCTGTCCAGCCCCAGCCAGCCCCAGTGCAAGCACACTGAGAAGACAAAAGAGCCACTGGGCACGTTAtaaatattgttatttaaaaaccaaaaccaaaaccaaaacgaAACACACATACACTGGACCCCGGGGCCCCGGCAGGCAGGAGCAGGTACTGATGCTAGAGGGTAAGGACCCCGCCCTCTGCCACCCAGGCTGTGTCCACCAGCCTGTCACTCTTCCTGGGGGCCCCTTCTCACATTACTGGCACCACCCACCCACATGGCATTCACCACCAATCGCTGGTctggggctgagggcagggaccgCACTAGCTGTCCGGGAAGCTGGGAGGACCCTTGAACACCGCGAGCAACCTTGGGAGGTGCTGGCGATGATGTGTTGGGGTTGGGGCTACTTGAGGAAAAGCGGACACAGACCCAACTAAGGAAGAAGTCTGGGGTAGACAGCGAGGGTAAACTAGGCCACAGCCTCACACAGACCCGAGGCACGGTGCCTCATCAGGTCACTGGTGGTCATCCAGCTGCTGCAGGAGCGTCCGCCGCCGTCTTTCCAGCTCACCCTCGCTCAGCTCGCTTTCCGATGTGTCCCAGCCCGTCTGGTGGAGCAAAGGCACAGCTCACCCACAGCTTCCCCCCGAGGGCTGCCGAGGCCTGGGCACAGCGCTGACTGGGCTGGGGCCGGGTGCCTGCCTCTCACCTTCTCCTTCttgattccaaagcctgcggaGCGGTTAGGGAGCTCTGCCCGCCGGAGGTCCCTGTCCTTGTCCTGCTCTGGTTCTTTCTCATCACTCTCCTTGCCCGCTTTCTCCTCAGGGTCTGTCTCACTCTCAGGACTGTTCTGTAAGAGCCCAGAGCCCGCCTCCTCAGTTCCTGTGGAGAACAGCCCAGGAGGCGGGTGAAGACATCTCATAAAACAGCAGGGCCTTGGATGGAAGTTCCTTCTCTA
It encodes the following:
- the FMNL3 gene encoding formin-like protein 3 isoform X2, with product MGNLESAEGGQGEPPSVSLLPPPGKMPMPEPCELEERFALVLSSMNLPPDKARLLRQYDNEKKWDLICDQERFQVKNPPHTYIQKLQSFLDPSVTRKKFRRRVQESTKVLRELEISLRTNHIGWVREFLNDENKGLDVLVDYLSFAQCSVMFDFEALESGDDGAFDKLRSWSRSIEDLQPPSALSAPFTNSLARSARQSVLRYSTLPGRRALKNSRLVSQKDDVHVCILCLRAIMNYQYGFNLVMSHPHAVNEIALSLNNKNPRTKALVLELLAAVCLVRGGHEIILAAFDNFKEVCKELHRFEKLMEYFRNEDSNIDFMVACMQFINIVVHSVEDMNFRVHLQYEFTKLGLEEFLQSRHTESEKLQVQIQAYLDNVFDVGGLLEDAETKNVALEKVEELEEHVSHLTEKLLDLENENMMRVAELEKQLLQREKELESIKETYENTSHQVHTLRRLIKEKEEAFQRRCHLEPTARDLESVGSEALARVGPEELNEGMPPSDLDLLVPAPPPEEALPLPPPPAPPLPPPPPPLPDKCPPAPPLPGAAPSVVLTVGLSAIRIKKPIKTKFRLPVFNWTALKPNQISGTVFSELDDEKILEDLDLDKFEELFKTKAQGPALDLICSKNKTAQKAASKVTLLEANRAKNLAITLRKAGRSAEEICRAIHTFDLQTLPVDFVECLMRFLPTEAEVKLLRQYERERQPLEELAAEDRFMLLFSKVERLTQRMAGMAFLGNFQDNLQMLTPQLNAIIAASASVKSSQKLKQMLEIILALGNYMNSSKRGAVYGFKLQSLDLLLDTKSTDRKMTLLHFIALTVKEKYPDLANFWHELHFVEKAAAVSLENVLLDVKELGRGMELIRRECSIHDNSVLRSFLSTNEGKLDKLQRDAKTAEEAYNAVVRYFGESPKTTPPSVFFPVFVRFIRSYKEAEQENEARKKQEEVMREKQLAQEAKKLDAKTPSQRNKWQQQELIAELRRRQAKEHRPVYEGKDGTIEDIITVLKSVPFTARTAKRGSRFFCDAAHHDESNC
- the FMNL3 gene encoding formin-like protein 3 isoform X3; the protein is MNLPPDKARLLRQYDNEKKWDLICDQERFQVKNPPHTYIQKLQSFLDPSVTRKKFRRRVQESTKVLRELEISLRTNHIGWVREFLNDENKGLDVLVDYLSFAQCSVMFDFEALESGDDGAFDKLRSWSRSIEDLQPPSALSAPFTNSLARSARQSVLRYSTLPGRRALKNSRLVSQKDDVHVCILCLRAIMNYQYGFNLVMSHPHAVNEIALSLNNKNPRTKALVLELLAAVCLVRGGHEIILAAFDNFKEVCKELHRFEKLMEYFRNEDSNIDFMVACMQFINIVVHSVEDMNFRVHLQYEFTKLGLEEFLQKSRHTESEKLQVQIQAYLDNVFDVGGLLEDAETKNVALEKVEELEEHVSHLTEKLLDLENENMMRVAELEKQLLQREKELESIKETYENTSHQVHTLRRLIKEKEEAFQRRCHLEPTARDLESVGSEALARVGPEELNEGMPPSDLDLLVPAPPPEEALPLPPPPAPPLPPPPPPLPDKCPPAPPLPGAAPSVVLTVGLSAIRIKKPIKTKFRLPVFNWTALKPNQISGTVFSELDDEKILEDLDLDKFEELFKTKAQGPALDLICSKNKTAQKAASKVTLLEANRAKNLAITLRKAGRSAEEICRAIHTFDLQTLPVDFVECLMRFLPTEAEVKLLRQYERERQPLEELAAEDRFMLLFSKVERLTQRMAGMAFLGNFQDNLQMLTPQLNAIIAASASVKSSQKLKQMLEIILALGNYMNSSKRGAVYGFKLQSLDLLLDTKSTDRKMTLLHFIALTVKEKYPDLANFWHELHFVEKAAAVSLENVLLDVKELGRGMELIRRECSIHDNSVLRSFLSTNEGKLDKLQRDAKTAEEAYNAVVRYFGESPKTTPPSVFFPVFVRFIRSYKEAEQENEARKKQEEVMREKQLAQEAKKLDAKTPSQRNKWQQQELIAELRRRQAKEHRPVYEGKDGTIEDIITVLKSVPFTARTAKRGSRFFCDAAHHDESNC
- the FMNL3 gene encoding formin-like protein 3 isoform X1, whose translation is MGNLESAEGGQGEPPSVSLLPPPGKMPMPEPCELEERFALVLSSMNLPPDKARLLRQYDNEKKWDLICDQERFQVKNPPHTYIQKLQSFLDPSVTRKKFRRRVQESTKVLRELEISLRTNHIGWVREFLNDENKGLDVLVDYLSFAQCSVMFDFEALESGDDGAFDKLRSWSRSIEDLQPPSALSAPFTNSLARSARQSVLRYSTLPGRRALKNSRLVSQKDDVHVCILCLRAIMNYQYGFNLVMSHPHAVNEIALSLNNKNPRTKALVLELLAAVCLVRGGHEIILAAFDNFKEVCKELHRFEKLMEYFRNEDSNIDFMVACMQFINIVVHSVEDMNFRVHLQYEFTKLGLEEFLQKSRHTESEKLQVQIQAYLDNVFDVGGLLEDAETKNVALEKVEELEEHVSHLTEKLLDLENENMMRVAELEKQLLQREKELESIKETYENTSHQVHTLRRLIKEKEEAFQRRCHLEPTARDLESVGSEALARVGPEELNEGMPPSDLDLLVPAPPPEEALPLPPPPAPPLPPPPPPLPDKCPPAPPLPGAAPSVVLTVGLSAIRIKKPIKTKFRLPVFNWTALKPNQISGTVFSELDDEKILEDLDLDKFEELFKTKAQGPALDLICSKNKTAQKAASKVTLLEANRAKNLAITLRKAGRSAEEICRAIHTFDLQTLPVDFVECLMRFLPTEAEVKLLRQYERERQPLEELAAEDRFMLLFSKVERLTQRMAGMAFLGNFQDNLQMLTPQLNAIIAASASVKSSQKLKQMLEIILALGNYMNSSKRGAVYGFKLQSLDLLLDTKSTDRKMTLLHFIALTVKEKYPDLANFWHELHFVEKAAAVSLENVLLDVKELGRGMELIRRECSIHDNSVLRSFLSTNEGKLDKLQRDAKTAEEAYNAVVRYFGESPKTTPPSVFFPVFVRFIRSYKEAEQENEARKKQEEVMREKQLAQEAKKLDAKTPSQRNKWQQQELIAELRRRQAKEHRPVYEGKDGTIEDIITVLKSVPFTARTAKRGSRFFCDAAHHDESNC
- the FMNL3 gene encoding formin-like protein 3 isoform X4, encoding MGNLESAEGGQGEPPSVSLLPPPGKMPMPEPCELEERFALVLSSMNLPPDKARLLRQYDNEKKWDLICDQERFQVKNPPHTYIQKLQSFLDPSVTRKKFRRRVQESTKVLRELEISLRTNHIGWVREFLNDENKGLDVLVDYLSFAQCSVMYSTLPGRRALKNSRLVSQKDDVHVCILCLRAIMNYQYGFNLVMSHPHAVNEIALSLNNKNPRTKALVLELLAAVCLVRGGHEIILAAFDNFKEVCKELHRFEKLMEYFRNEDSNIDFMVACMQFINIVVHSVEDMNFRVHLQYEFTKLGLEEFLQKSRHTESEKLQVQIQAYLDNVFDVGGLLEDAETKNVALEKVEELEEHVSHLTEKLLDLENENMMRVAELEKQLLQREKELESIKETYENTSHQVHTLRRLIKEKEEAFQRRCHLEPTARDLESVGSEALARVGPEELNEGMPPSDLDLLVPAPPPEEALPLPPPPAPPLPPPPPPLPDKCPPAPPLPGAAPSVVLTVGLSAIRIKKPIKTKFRLPVFNWTALKPNQISGTVFSELDDEKILEDLDLDKFEELFKTKAQGPALDLICSKNKTAQKAASKVTLLEANRAKNLAITLRKAGRSAEEICRAIHTFDLQTLPVDFVECLMRFLPTEAEVKLLRQYERERQPLEELAAEDRFMLLFSKVERLTQRMAGMAFLGNFQDNLQMLTPQLNAIIAASASVKSSQKLKQMLEIILALGNYMNSSKRGAVYGFKLQSLDLLLDTKSTDRKMTLLHFIALTVKEKYPDLANFWHELHFVEKAAAVSLENVLLDVKELGRGMELIRRECSIHDNSVLRSFLSTNEGKLDKLQRDAKTAEEAYNAVVRYFGESPKTTPPSVFFPVFVRFIRSYKEAEQENEARKKQEEVMREKQLAQEAKKLDAKTPSQRNKWQQQELIAELRRRQAKEHRPVYEGKDGTIEDIITVLKSVPFTARTAKRGSRFFCDAAHHDESNC